Genomic DNA from bacterium:
CGCCTAAAAATGCCCTTTATCTCAAGTTCATCAATATTACTGTCCTCTACCATTTTTATAATCTTTTTTAGCTCACTAAGTCTCATTTAAACTCCAAGTTAAAAGCCTATTTCTTTACGCTCTTCATAACTAACCTTTATTTCGCCAAACTTCTTTTCGTATTTTTCTATGTTATCTTTAAGTGTCTGCATTAATAACTTAGCATGTGTTGGAGATAGGACAATTCTTGAGTAAACTTTAGCCTTTTTAAGTCCTGGTAGGACACGAGTAAAATCAACAACAAACTCAGACGGTGAATGTGATACAATAGCAAGATTTGAATAAATGCCTTGTCCCTGCTCTTCCGGCAGTTCTATATTTATACGCTGCTTATTTTCAGCCATAATACCTCCTAATTAAAATTATAATCCAAGTATAGACAAGTAGAGAAAAGTTGTCAAGTAAAATATCTACGTGCAGACTAAGTGTGGGTAAAGTAGCTATGGAGAGGATTATGGAGAGGATAATATAAATTTTGCATGGAATTTTTTTAGAGAAATTAAACTATTCCATACGGATCCGCACGGATACTAAGAAAAAGTAACCTGTCCCGTTTACTCTAATTTTATTATCTTTACTGGCACATAACCTTTGAATTTCAAGAAGTAAATGCCTGCTTTTAACTCATCACCAAAACTTATAACTTGAGGTGATATCCTTTGTATCTCCAATTGCTGAGTAAGTCTACCCGAAATATCGTAAATCCCGATGTGTTGAGATAAATCATGGTTTTCGGGTAACGAATAACGGATAAAGGTTTTGCCAATAAATGGGTTTGGTGATACCTCTATATTA
This window encodes:
- a CDS encoding T9SS type A sorting domain-containing protein, whose amino-acid sequence is LINRCQSRCCKFCKANYSWDKTPVTDAPDARCYHTAVWTGNNMVVWGGVTVTGLTSTGGIYYNSELEGIEEGNLQVTKEYNIEVSPNPFIGKTFIRYSLPENHDLSQHIGIYDISGRLTQQLEIQRISPQVISFGDELKAGIYFLKFKGYVPVKIIKLE
- a CDS encoding DUF3467 domain-containing protein, with product MAENKQRINIELPEEQGQGIYSNLAIVSHSPSEFVVDFTRVLPGLKKAKVYSRIVLSPTHAKLLMQTLKDNIEKYEKKFGEIKVSYEERKEIGF